Proteins encoded together in one Formosa sp. Hel3_A1_48 window:
- the dprA gene encoding DNA-processing protein DprA translates to MKPTKLHYAMALQAVPHIGDITAKKLIQHCGTPEAVFKASKKELESIDGIGAIIINALRHSKTLKLAEQELEFINKNNIQANYFEDEDYPFRLKHCIDGPLVLFKKGNIKWNASPVISIVGSRKLTRYGKKQCEDLVDELSVFNPIVVSGFAYGADITAHKAALKHNLQTVGCMAQGLHNTYPSGHKKYRNAVESHGGFISDFWSTDSFDPSNFLRRNRLIAGLSEATIVIESGAKGGSLSTARLAFDYNREVFAVPGRTDDSQSIGCLNLIKTKNAHLLSTPADVAYILNWSIGTKAKPIQKKLFINMKPEELEIYNCLKKEGRLTLDLIALQCKMPTSKAAYLLMNLELNGAVRPLPGKEFELA, encoded by the coding sequence ATGAAGCCTACAAAATTACATTACGCCATGGCCCTTCAGGCTGTTCCTCATATTGGCGATATTACCGCCAAAAAACTCATTCAACATTGCGGTACACCAGAGGCGGTATTTAAAGCCTCGAAAAAAGAACTTGAATCTATTGATGGAATAGGCGCTATAATTATCAATGCGCTACGTCATTCTAAAACTTTAAAATTGGCGGAACAAGAACTAGAGTTTATAAATAAAAACAATATTCAAGCAAATTATTTTGAAGATGAAGACTATCCTTTTCGGCTCAAACACTGTATTGATGGCCCCTTAGTGTTATTCAAAAAAGGAAACATTAAATGGAATGCATCGCCAGTAATAAGTATTGTAGGGTCACGAAAACTGACACGCTACGGCAAAAAACAATGCGAGGATTTAGTTGATGAACTTTCAGTATTTAACCCCATTGTTGTATCAGGGTTTGCTTACGGTGCTGATATAACGGCGCATAAAGCGGCACTTAAACACAATTTGCAAACCGTAGGGTGTATGGCTCAAGGACTTCATAACACTTATCCTTCAGGACATAAAAAATACCGCAATGCTGTCGAATCTCATGGCGGGTTTATTAGTGATTTTTGGAGTACCGATAGTTTTGATCCTTCTAATTTTTTGAGACGAAACCGCCTGATTGCCGGTTTAAGCGAAGCTACTATTGTTATTGAATCTGGGGCAAAAGGAGGCAGCCTAAGTACTGCGCGTTTAGCATTTGATTACAACCGTGAAGTCTTTGCAGTTCCAGGGCGAACTGATGATTCACAAAGTATTGGCTGCCTTAATTTAATAAAAACAAAAAATGCCCATCTTCTATCAACTCCAGCAGATGTGGCATACATACTTAATTGGTCAATTGGCACAAAGGCAAAACCTATTCAAAAAAAGCTGTTCATTAATATGAAACCAGAAGAGTTAGAGATATATAATTGCCTAAAAAAAGAGGGGCGACTAACTTTAGATCTCATTGCATTGCAGTGTAAAATGCCAACTTCTAAAGCAGCTTATTTATTGATGAATTTAGAACTTAATGGGGCTGTTCGCCCACTTCCCGGAAAAGAATTTGAATTGGCTTAA
- the trpS gene encoding tryptophan--tRNA ligase, with the protein MARILTGVQSTGTPHLGNILGAIIPAIEMSNKRTNDSFLFIADLHSLTQIKDAETLRQNTLSTAAAWLACGLDINTTVFYKQSDVPQATELAWYLSCFFPFSRLELAHSFKDKASRLEDINGGLFSYPMLMAADILLYDAHVIPVGKDQLQHIEMTRDVASRFHAKMGEAFVLPKAKIQEQTKLIPGTDGQKMSKSKNNVIDIFQNDKKLRKQIMSIKTDSTPLEEPKDWNTCNCFALYELLASAEEIAEMKKNYEGGNYGYGHAKQALFDLICKQFSDERERYNHYIANPEEIAQALALGAEKAKAVANKVLSRVRQKLGY; encoded by the coding sequence ATGGCAAGAATTTTAACAGGGGTACAGAGTACAGGCACACCACATTTAGGAAATATTTTAGGAGCCATCATCCCTGCGATTGAGATGAGCAACAAACGTACAAATGATTCCTTTTTGTTTATTGCCGATTTACACTCGCTTACACAAATCAAAGACGCAGAAACACTAAGACAAAACACCTTATCCACAGCTGCAGCTTGGCTCGCCTGCGGCCTTGATATCAATACCACAGTTTTTTATAAGCAAAGCGATGTTCCTCAAGCTACGGAACTCGCATGGTATTTGAGTTGTTTTTTCCCCTTTTCCAGATTAGAATTGGCACATAGTTTTAAAGACAAAGCGAGTCGTTTAGAAGATATAAATGGCGGTTTGTTTAGCTATCCTATGCTCATGGCTGCCGATATTTTATTGTATGATGCTCATGTTATCCCTGTTGGAAAAGATCAGCTTCAACATATTGAAATGACTAGAGATGTCGCATCGCGATTTCACGCCAAAATGGGTGAGGCATTTGTTTTACCTAAAGCTAAAATTCAAGAGCAAACAAAACTCATCCCAGGAACAGATGGTCAAAAAATGAGTAAAAGCAAAAATAATGTCATTGATATTTTTCAAAATGACAAAAAGCTTCGTAAACAAATTATGTCTATCAAGACAGATAGCACTCCACTTGAAGAGCCTAAAGACTGGAATACCTGTAATTGCTTTGCTTTGTATGAGTTACTCGCTTCAGCTGAAGAAATTGCCGAGATGAAAAAAAATTACGAGGGCGGAAATTACGGATATGGTCATGCAAAACAAGCATTGTTTGACTTAATCTGTAAACAATTTTCTGACGAACGCGAACGCTATAACCACTATATAGCAAACCCTGAGGAAATAGCACAAGCCCTTGCCTTAGGGGCAGAAAAAGCAAAGGCTGTCGCAAACAAAGTTTTAAGTCGAGTACGGCAAAAACTGGGCTATTAA
- a CDS encoding lysophospholipid acyltransferase family protein, with product MKLIQYPLWIIYRVWFYVLVGLTIVVLFPLLFISILRSSWYPFFFRLARVWSKCILLGMGFYWQTKWAQELEKGQSYIFVANHTSMTDIMLMFVVIKNHPFVFVGKKELARIPLFGFFYKRTCILVDRGDIKSRQAVFKRAQKRIESGLSICIFPEGGVPPESVVLDRFKLGAFRLAVDHQLPLVPLSFLDNKKRLSYTIFSGSPGRMRTIGHSFLHPKNYGKDAAKKMSSAVYDLLLNSLKGE from the coding sequence ATGAAGTTAATACAATACCCGCTTTGGATAATTTATAGAGTTTGGTTCTATGTTTTAGTAGGTTTGACTATTGTAGTTTTATTTCCTTTACTATTTATTTCCATACTAAGATCTTCTTGGTACCCCTTCTTTTTCAGATTAGCCCGAGTTTGGTCTAAATGCATTCTTTTAGGGATGGGATTTTATTGGCAGACAAAATGGGCACAAGAATTAGAAAAAGGGCAGAGCTATATTTTTGTAGCAAACCACACCTCAATGACGGATATCATGTTGATGTTTGTTGTAATAAAAAACCACCCATTTGTCTTTGTTGGGAAAAAAGAATTAGCTCGGATTCCATTGTTTGGCTTTTTTTACAAACGTACTTGTATCCTTGTCGACCGAGGGGATATTAAAAGTAGGCAAGCCGTTTTTAAGAGAGCCCAGAAGCGCATTGAAAGTGGCCTAAGTATTTGTATTTTTCCAGAGGGAGGTGTCCCCCCAGAATCGGTTGTTTTAGACCGTTTTAAGTTAGGGGCATTCCGTTTGGCCGTTGACCATCAATTACCATTAGTCCCCCTCAGTTTTCTAGATAACAAAAAAAGATTATCCTACACTATTTTTAGCGGAAGCCCCGGGAGGATGAGAACAATAGGGCATTCTTTTTTACACCCAAAAAATTATGGTAAAGATGCTGCAAAAAAAATGAGCAGTGCGGTCTATGACCTTCTGCTCAATTCTTTAAAAGGGGAATAA
- the recA gene encoding recombinase RecA, which yields MSNEKEAKLKALKLTLDKLDKAYGKGTVMKMSDAPVVDVDVISSGSLGLDLALGVGGYPKGRVVEIYGPESSGKTTLTLHAIAEAQKAGGIAAFIDAEHAFDRFYAQNLGIDIDNLIISQPDNGEQALEIADNLVRSGAIDMIVIDSVAALTPKSEIEGEMGDSKMGLHARLMSQALRKLTGSISKTNCTMIFINQLREKIGVMFGNPETTTGGNALKFYASVRLDIRRSTQIKDTDGTVRGNKTRVKVVKNKVAPPFKLVEFDIMYGEGVSKVGEILDLAVDFEIIKKSGSWFSYDETKLGQGRDAVKQMIKDNPDLMDELEEKIKTAIKDGV from the coding sequence ATGAGCAACGAAAAAGAAGCAAAACTCAAAGCGCTAAAATTAACCCTAGACAAACTCGACAAAGCATACGGAAAAGGCACTGTAATGAAAATGAGTGATGCCCCTGTGGTTGATGTGGATGTTATTTCTTCTGGCTCATTGGGATTAGATCTTGCCTTAGGGGTTGGTGGATACCCCAAGGGACGTGTTGTAGAAATTTACGGACCAGAATCATCCGGAAAAACAACGCTTACTCTTCATGCTATTGCCGAGGCTCAAAAAGCAGGAGGGATTGCGGCATTCATTGATGCCGAACATGCCTTCGATCGATTTTATGCTCAAAACTTAGGTATTGACATTGATAACCTCATCATTTCACAGCCCGACAACGGAGAACAAGCTCTAGAGATTGCGGATAACCTAGTCCGTTCAGGGGCAATCGATATGATTGTTATTGATTCGGTTGCGGCGCTAACGCCAAAAAGTGAAATTGAGGGAGAAATGGGCGATTCAAAAATGGGGCTTCACGCTCGACTGATGTCTCAAGCACTTAGAAAACTTACAGGATCAATAAGTAAGACAAACTGTACCATGATTTTCATCAACCAATTGCGTGAAAAAATTGGGGTAATGTTTGGAAATCCAGAAACCACCACGGGGGGGAATGCCCTAAAATTTTACGCCTCTGTTCGTTTGGATATTAGGCGGTCGACCCAAATAAAGGACACGGACGGAACGGTTCGTGGGAACAAAACTCGGGTCAAAGTGGTAAAAAATAAAGTTGCTCCTCCATTCAAACTTGTGGAATTTGACATCATGTATGGTGAAGGAGTTTCTAAAGTTGGTGAAATCCTCGATCTTGCTGTTGATTTTGAAATTATCAAAAAAAGTGGGTCGTGGTTTAGCTATGACGAGACTAAACTAGGACAAGGACGCGATGCCGTTAAGCAAATGATAAAAGACAATCCAGACCTTATGGACGAGCTTGAAGAAAAAATTAAAACAGCCATCAAAGACGGGGTCTAA
- the trhO gene encoding oxygen-dependent tRNA uridine(34) hydroxylase TrhO, whose protein sequence is MQLYNNLSNNERADLIKKAGKDRLTISFYKYAKIGNPELLRNHLFIFWNSIDVLGRIYVAHEGINAQLSVPAENFNVFKAHLDTISFLEHVRLNIAIEQDMFSFLKLKVKVRNKIVADGLSDETFDVTDIGTHVDAEKFNELIEDENTVLVDMRNHYESEIGHFKNAVTPDVDTFRDSLDLIEDQLKEHKESKKLVMYCTGGIRCEKASAYYKHKGFKNVYQLEGGIINYARQVSTLGLENKFLGKNFVFDQRRAEKISDEVIAQCHQCGAPADIHVNCANEACHLLFIQCDSCKETMENCCSSSCMEINRLPYEQQKALRKGQGNSNDIFKKGRADHLPYKKDLRNIFETLQKQP, encoded by the coding sequence ATGCAACTGTACAACAACTTAAGCAATAATGAAAGAGCAGATCTTATAAAAAAGGCAGGTAAAGATCGCCTTACCATCTCTTTCTACAAATATGCCAAAATTGGCAACCCAGAACTTCTTCGAAATCATTTGTTTATATTTTGGAACTCCATAGATGTCCTAGGCCGGATTTATGTTGCCCACGAGGGAATTAATGCACAGTTATCCGTGCCGGCAGAAAACTTTAATGTCTTTAAGGCTCATTTAGATACTATTTCATTTCTTGAACATGTTCGGCTCAACATCGCTATTGAACAAGACATGTTTTCTTTCCTTAAGTTGAAAGTGAAAGTGAGAAATAAAATTGTCGCCGATGGACTAAGCGATGAAACATTTGATGTGACTGACATTGGAACACATGTTGATGCGGAAAAATTCAATGAACTTATTGAAGACGAAAACACGGTTCTTGTTGATATGCGCAACCATTACGAAAGTGAAATAGGACATTTTAAAAACGCCGTAACTCCTGACGTAGACACATTTAGAGACTCCCTTGATTTGATAGAAGATCAGCTCAAAGAGCACAAAGAAAGTAAAAAGCTTGTGATGTATTGCACTGGAGGAATTCGTTGTGAAAAAGCCAGTGCTTATTACAAACACAAAGGGTTTAAAAATGTTTATCAGCTAGAGGGCGGAATTATAAATTACGCCCGACAAGTCAGCACTCTAGGGTTGGAAAATAAGTTTTTGGGTAAAAACTTCGTATTCGACCAAAGACGAGCGGAAAAGATCTCTGATGAAGTTATTGCACAATGTCATCAATGCGGTGCGCCTGCAGATATTCATGTAAATTGTGCCAACGAGGCATGTCACTTATTATTTATTCAATGCGATTCGTGTAAAGAAACCATGGAAAATTGTTGTTCATCATCTTGTATGGAGATCAACCGCTTACCCTACGAACAGCAAAAAGCGCTGCGCAAAGGTCAAGGTAATAGCAATGATATTTTCAAAAAAGGCCGTGCGGATCATCTACCATACAAAAAAGACCTCAGAAATATTTTTGAGACCTTGCAGAAGCAGCCCTAA
- a CDS encoding PSP1 domain-containing protein has product MGCASCATSKNGQPKGCKNNGTCGTDSCNKLTVFDWLSNMSLPNGAQPFNWIEVRFKNGRKQYYKNTEKLTLSIGDVVATEAESGHDVGMVTLTGELVKVQMKRKKIPETAEKILKIFRKATQRDIDTWIQCRDKEEAMQVKARQFAIDLRLDMKISDIEFQGDGSKATFYYTADARVDFRELIKVYAREFRIRIEMRQVGLRQEAARLGGIGSCGRELCCSTWLTDFRSVSTSAARYQQLSLNPLKLAGQCGKLKCCLNYELDAYLDALQSFPKTTVKLKTEKGTAVCQKTDIFKGIMWYAYEEEWMNWFTLTTEQANAIIDSNKSGQKVSSLEEYALDLSATTDTKVDFENVVGQDSLTRFDRPKGNPNNRKRKRSNKRKPRNERAQKNNSTKSKKNAN; this is encoded by the coding sequence ATGGGGTGTGCAAGTTGCGCAACAAGTAAAAATGGCCAGCCAAAAGGATGCAAAAACAACGGGACTTGCGGCACAGATTCCTGCAACAAACTCACCGTATTTGATTGGCTTTCAAACATGAGTTTACCAAATGGTGCTCAGCCATTCAACTGGATTGAAGTCCGCTTCAAAAATGGGCGTAAGCAGTACTACAAAAACACTGAGAAGCTCACATTAAGTATTGGAGATGTGGTTGCAACAGAAGCTGAGTCTGGACACGATGTTGGTATGGTGACTTTAACAGGGGAGTTGGTAAAGGTACAGATGAAGCGTAAAAAAATACCAGAGACCGCAGAAAAAATATTAAAAATTTTCCGTAAAGCAACTCAAAGGGACATCGACACTTGGATACAGTGTAGAGATAAAGAAGAGGCGATGCAAGTTAAAGCACGACAGTTTGCTATTGATTTGAGGCTAGACATGAAAATCTCTGATATTGAATTTCAAGGGGATGGAAGCAAAGCAACGTTTTATTACACTGCAGATGCGCGAGTTGATTTTAGAGAGCTTATTAAGGTTTACGCTAGAGAGTTCAGAATCCGGATTGAAATGAGGCAAGTCGGTTTGCGCCAAGAAGCTGCTAGACTTGGCGGAATTGGCTCATGCGGCCGCGAGCTGTGCTGCTCAACATGGCTTACTGATTTTAGATCGGTAAGCACCTCTGCCGCGCGCTACCAACAATTGTCTTTAAATCCTTTAAAATTAGCAGGGCAATGTGGAAAGCTAAAATGCTGTTTAAATTATGAATTAGATGCCTATTTAGATGCACTTCAATCTTTCCCAAAAACAACGGTCAAACTAAAGACAGAAAAAGGAACTGCAGTTTGTCAAAAAACGGATATTTTTAAAGGCATTATGTGGTATGCTTACGAAGAAGAGTGGATGAATTGGTTCACCTTAACTACTGAGCAAGCCAATGCTATAATTGACTCTAACAAATCGGGGCAAAAAGTATCGAGTTTAGAAGAATACGCTCTTGATCTTTCCGCTACAACTGATACTAAAGTCGATTTTGAAAACGTTGTTGGACAAGACAGCTTAACACGCTTTGATCGCCCCAAAGGTAATCCAAATAATAGAAAAAGAAAACGCAGCAATAAACGAAAGCCTCGAAATGAACGCGCACAAAAAAATAATTCTACGAAGTCTAAAAAGAATGCGAATTAG
- a CDS encoding gliding motility lipoprotein GldH, producing MRIRPIYGILVIVLMASCNRNSTFDHYTSIDGNWGKDELISYDFTITDSIKKHNLFFKIRTSEDYKYSNLYLIVDLKYPNGKLQKDTLEYQMARPDGSMLGDGLMFIKEHKLWYKGHQNPFVFSEIGDYTISIRQAMRALNKVSGLKSLEGVLDVGFSIENLD from the coding sequence ATGCGAATTAGACCTATATATGGCATTTTAGTTATTGTTTTGATGGCTTCTTGTAATCGAAACTCAACTTTTGATCATTACACTTCAATTGATGGTAATTGGGGGAAAGACGAGCTTATTTCTTACGATTTCACAATAACGGATAGTATTAAAAAACATAATCTATTTTTTAAAATCAGAACATCTGAGGACTATAAATACAGTAATTTGTATCTTATAGTCGATTTAAAGTACCCTAACGGCAAGCTGCAAAAAGACACTTTAGAATACCAAATGGCAAGACCAGACGGTTCTATGTTGGGGGATGGTCTAATGTTTATTAAGGAACACAAACTTTGGTATAAAGGACATCAAAACCCTTTTGTGTTTTCCGAAATTGGAGATTATACGATCAGTATACGTCAAGCAATGCGCGCACTGAACAAAGTCTCTGGGCTGAAATCTTTAGAAGGAGTTTTGGATGTAGGGTTTAGTATAGAAAACTTGGATTAA
- a CDS encoding penicillin-binding protein 1A has product MAKKRTNKKTNFSKQKRWFWLLFICGISLIPVIFLLASFGTFGFMPDHTALENPRTNLATEVISSDGVTLGKFYYEDNRTPVSFKELPKHLVDALIATEDIRYFDHAGIDARGTLRALFKFGQGGGASTISQQLAKQLFHGEGSRNTFGRITQKIKEWVIATRLEKQYTKEEIIAQYFNIYDFGNNADGIRSAARIYFGKEPSALNLKESAMLVGMFKNSSLYNPRPERNPVGTKNRRNVVLSQMEKYGFITQTVKDSLQQTPLDLNYTPESHREGIATYFRAYLKTFLKDWINKSENVKPNGEKYNIYKDGLKIYTTIDSRMQFLAEQSVTEHMKALQAEFFVQNTPRRNPTAPFLDLEDEEIERLLKLGMKRSERWRKMRYDLKKPVREIIASFDKPTKMRIFSWTAPNNEIDTILTPMDSMRYYKFFLRAGMMSMEPQTGFVKAWVGGFNYKHFQYDMVKQGKRQVGSTFKPFVYAAAIDQLQLSPCDTFPKAQITIPAFKYGNIKPWAPKNSSKNYAGFETLKSALANSRNTITARLMNEIGPQPVIDLAKNLGVEQRIPAVPSIALGTPDLSVYEMVAAYSTFANKGVYTNPVMVTHIEDKNGTLLYQFSPQTKDVLSEEVAYVAVNLMEGVTKFGSGQRLRHDFAKNQAVYKEIITGYPYQFDNPIAGKTGTTQNHSDGWFMGMVPNLVTGVWVGGEDRAIHFKSITYGQGASMALPIWANFMKGCYAIEDLEISKEEFEKPEQLSIETECDTTLSDEEEMPAQELIIPEIDF; this is encoded by the coding sequence ATGGCAAAGAAAAGAACAAATAAGAAAACAAATTTTTCAAAGCAAAAGCGCTGGTTTTGGCTCTTATTTATTTGCGGAATAAGTTTGATTCCTGTTATTTTCCTTTTGGCTTCTTTCGGTACATTTGGCTTTATGCCCGACCATACTGCACTTGAAAACCCCAGAACAAATTTAGCAACTGAGGTAATTTCATCGGACGGCGTTACACTTGGGAAATTTTACTACGAAGACAACCGTACGCCAGTCAGTTTTAAAGAGCTTCCAAAACACTTAGTAGACGCCCTTATTGCGACTGAAGATATTCGTTATTTTGATCATGCAGGAATAGATGCTCGTGGAACTTTAAGAGCATTATTTAAGTTTGGCCAAGGTGGTGGTGCAAGTACAATTTCACAACAGCTTGCCAAGCAGCTTTTTCATGGAGAAGGTTCAAGAAATACATTTGGGCGAATTACTCAAAAAATTAAAGAATGGGTCATCGCAACACGCCTCGAAAAACAGTACACCAAAGAGGAGATTATAGCTCAATATTTTAATATTTACGACTTTGGAAATAACGCTGATGGGATTCGAAGTGCTGCTCGAATTTATTTTGGAAAGGAACCTTCAGCTCTTAATTTAAAAGAATCAGCGATGTTGGTAGGGATGTTCAAAAATTCTTCCTTGTATAATCCCCGTCCAGAGCGTAATCCTGTTGGAACAAAAAACCGACGAAATGTCGTGCTTTCACAAATGGAGAAGTACGGATTTATCACTCAAACAGTCAAGGATTCCTTACAACAAACCCCATTAGATTTAAATTACACGCCAGAGTCGCACCGCGAAGGTATTGCTACTTATTTTAGAGCGTATTTAAAAACCTTTTTAAAAGACTGGATTAACAAAAGCGAAAATGTTAAGCCCAATGGCGAAAAATACAACATCTACAAGGACGGACTTAAAATTTATACGACAATCGATTCTAGAATGCAATTCCTAGCAGAGCAATCCGTCACAGAACACATGAAAGCCTTACAGGCCGAATTTTTTGTGCAAAACACACCCCGTCGCAATCCGACAGCTCCGTTTTTAGACCTTGAGGATGAAGAAATAGAAAGGCTGCTTAAGCTAGGGATGAAGCGATCAGAGCGTTGGCGAAAAATGCGGTATGATCTTAAAAAACCAGTACGAGAAATTATTGCTTCATTTGATAAGCCTACAAAAATGCGGATCTTCTCTTGGACAGCGCCCAATAATGAAATCGATACTATACTAACGCCAATGGACTCAATGCGTTATTATAAATTTTTCTTAAGGGCAGGGATGATGTCTATGGAACCACAAACCGGTTTTGTAAAGGCCTGGGTAGGTGGGTTTAACTACAAGCATTTTCAATACGATATGGTAAAACAAGGGAAACGACAAGTGGGCTCTACATTCAAGCCATTTGTTTATGCTGCAGCTATAGATCAATTACAGCTTTCTCCCTGCGACACTTTTCCAAAAGCGCAAATTACTATTCCAGCGTTTAAATATGGAAATATAAAGCCTTGGGCCCCAAAAAATTCCAGTAAAAATTATGCTGGTTTCGAAACCTTAAAATCTGCTTTGGCCAATTCTAGAAATACAATTACTGCGCGGTTGATGAACGAAATTGGCCCTCAGCCTGTAATCGATTTAGCAAAGAATCTTGGGGTAGAACAAAGAATTCCAGCGGTTCCATCTATTGCACTTGGGACGCCCGATTTGAGTGTTTATGAAATGGTGGCAGCCTATTCAACCTTCGCAAATAAAGGGGTGTATACAAACCCGGTCATGGTAACCCATATTGAAGATAAAAACGGGACACTGCTCTATCAGTTTTCTCCTCAAACCAAAGATGTTCTAAGTGAAGAGGTTGCTTATGTGGCGGTTAACTTGATGGAAGGGGTTACAAAGTTTGGCTCTGGTCAGCGTTTGCGCCACGATTTTGCCAAAAATCAAGCCGTCTACAAAGAAATTATAACAGGGTACCCCTATCAATTTGACAATCCAATTGCGGGGAAAACCGGAACTACACAGAACCATAGTGATGGCTGGTTTATGGGTATGGTCCCTAACTTAGTTACTGGTGTTTGGGTAGGAGGAGAAGATCGCGCAATACATTTTAAGAGCATCACCTATGGTCAAGGCGCCTCTATGGCGTTGCCTATTTGGGCAAATTTTATGAAAGGATGTTATGCTATAGAAGACCTTGAAATTTCAAAAGAAGAATTTGAAAAACCAGAACAACTTTCTATTGAAACGGAATGTGATACAACTCTTTCCGATGAAGAGGAAATGCCAGCCCAAGAGCTAATTATACCAGAAATTGACTTTTAA
- a CDS encoding CoA transferase subunit A, with amino-acid sequence MINKKVENVQQALMGVESGMTLLLGGFGLCGIPENAIAELVAMNVNNLTCISNNAGVDDFGLGLLLQKHQIKKMVSSYVGENDEFERQMLSGELDVELIPQGTLAERCRAAQAGFPAVFTPAGFGTEVAEGKETREFDGKMYVLEHAFKADFSFVKAWKGDAAGNLIFKGTARNFNPNMCGAATITVAEVEELVPVGTLDPNQIHIPGIFVQRIFQGKDYEKRIEQRTITPKN; translated from the coding sequence ATGATTAATAAAAAAGTAGAAAATGTACAACAAGCATTGATGGGGGTTGAAAGCGGGATGACCTTACTCTTAGGAGGTTTCGGATTGTGTGGAATACCCGAAAATGCTATTGCTGAATTAGTTGCCATGAATGTCAACAATCTTACATGTATTTCCAACAATGCTGGGGTAGATGATTTTGGACTTGGTCTTTTATTACAAAAACATCAAATTAAAAAAATGGTATCTTCATATGTTGGAGAAAATGATGAATTTGAGCGTCAAATGCTTTCAGGAGAACTTGATGTTGAGCTTATCCCTCAAGGGACATTAGCAGAGCGTTGTCGCGCGGCTCAAGCGGGCTTCCCAGCAGTATTTACCCCTGCTGGCTTTGGCACTGAAGTTGCAGAGGGAAAAGAAACCCGTGAATTTGATGGGAAAATGTATGTTTTAGAACATGCATTTAAGGCCGATTTTTCTTTTGTCAAAGCATGGAAAGGTGACGCAGCAGGAAATTTAATTTTCAAAGGAACGGCTCGAAACTTTAACCCGAATATGTGTGGGGCAGCAACTATTACTGTTGCGGAAGTCGAAGAATTAGTACCCGTAGGCACATTAGATCCAAATCAAATTCATATTCCAGGAATCTTTGTTCAACGCATATTTCAGGGTAAAGATTACGAGAAGCGCATAGAGCAACGAACAATTACCCCAAAAAATTAA
- a CDS encoding 3-oxoacid CoA-transferase subunit B, with translation MLDKNGIAKRIAKEVKNGYYVNLGIGIPTLVANFVRDDIEVEFQSENGILGMGPFPFDGEEDADLINAGKQTITALDGASFFDSAMSFSMIRGQHVDLTILGAMEVAENGDIANWKIPGRLVKGMGGAMDLVASADNIIVAMMHTNKKGASKLLKRCTLPLTGVNCVKKIVTNLAVLEVTSKGFKLLERAPGVSVETILEATDGHVIIDGEIPEMDL, from the coding sequence ATGTTAGACAAAAATGGAATTGCAAAACGTATTGCAAAAGAAGTTAAAAATGGATACTATGTCAATTTAGGCATCGGTATTCCAACCCTTGTTGCGAATTTTGTTCGCGATGATATTGAGGTTGAGTTTCAGAGTGAAAATGGAATTTTGGGTATGGGTCCTTTCCCTTTTGATGGAGAAGAAGATGCGGATTTAATCAATGCGGGAAAACAAACCATCACTGCCTTGGATGGAGCTAGTTTTTTTGATTCGGCCATGAGTTTTTCAATGATCAGAGGGCAGCACGTCGATTTAACTATTTTGGGGGCCATGGAAGTGGCTGAAAATGGGGACATTGCCAATTGGAAAATCCCTGGTCGTTTAGTTAAAGGCATGGGCGGTGCTATGGACTTAGTGGCAAGTGCTGACAATATAATTGTTGCTATGATGCATACCAATAAAAAAGGCGCCTCCAAACTTTTGAAGCGGTGTACCCTTCCTCTTACAGGAGTTAATTGTGTGAAAAAGATAGTCACAAATTTGGCTGTTCTGGAGGTTACCTCCAAAGGATTTAAACTTCTTGAACGCGCACCAGGGGTGTCGGTTGAAACTATTCTAGAAGCTACTGATGGGCATGTTATTATTGATGGTGAAATTCCTGAAATGGATTTATAA